One region of Streptomyces sp. CG4 genomic DNA includes:
- a CDS encoding inositol monophosphatase, producing the protein MSIINGESDARLALTAAQAGAAVVRDLYGGPLARYGKSAGDFATEADLAAERAILDVLRAARPDDAVTGEESGRSGAADAHRRWLVDPLCGTLNYAVRNMLVGVNVALREGPGITAAATADPFSGEVFWTDGETARLRVNGADEPLTPSAGSTLVDVNLDPPFPNAPGFQAVRLLADPGFAERFRPRVISSTLAVAWVAAGRRAAYVTDGDLRDSVHFAAGIALCRAAGCTVTGLHGEPVLTGADGLVAAADAETHAALLHLVKKQAAEGS; encoded by the coding sequence ATGTCGATCATCAACGGGGAATCCGACGCCCGCCTGGCGCTGACCGCGGCCCAGGCGGGCGCCGCCGTGGTCCGCGACCTCTACGGCGGCCCGCTCGCACGCTACGGCAAGTCGGCCGGCGACTTCGCGACCGAGGCGGATCTCGCCGCCGAGCGAGCCATCCTGGACGTGCTGCGCGCCGCCCGCCCCGACGACGCCGTGACCGGCGAGGAGAGCGGGCGCTCCGGCGCCGCCGACGCCCACCGCCGCTGGCTCGTCGACCCGCTGTGCGGCACCCTCAACTACGCCGTACGGAACATGCTCGTGGGCGTGAACGTCGCCCTGCGCGAGGGACCCGGCATCACGGCCGCCGCGACCGCCGACCCGTTCAGCGGCGAGGTGTTCTGGACCGACGGCGAGACGGCACGGCTCCGCGTGAACGGCGCCGACGAGCCACTGACGCCCTCGGCCGGGTCCACGCTGGTGGACGTCAATCTCGACCCGCCGTTCCCCAACGCCCCCGGTTTCCAGGCGGTCCGGCTCCTCGCCGACCCGGGCTTCGCCGAGCGGTTCCGGCCCCGGGTGATCTCCAGCACCCTCGCGGTGGCCTGGGTCGCCGCCGGCCGCCGGGCCGCCTACGTCACCGACGGCGACCTGCGTGACAGCGTGCACTTCGCGGCCGGGATCGCCCTGTGCCGCGCGGCCGGCTGCACGGTCACCGGCCTGCACGGCGAGCCCGTGCTCACCGGCGCGGACGGCCTCGTCGCGGCGGCCGACGCGGAGACGCACGCCGCCCTGCTGCACCTCGTCAAGAAGCAGGCGGCAGAAGGCAGTTGA
- a CDS encoding FAD-dependent oxidoreductase — protein MTRVLVVGGGIAGTAAALGLRKAGFDVTVYEAHPDMAEDIGAFLTLASNGMRALAQLDATDAVTAAGFPLTSLRLLDHEGTELTHVPLGEVADPALRYRCLRRGELNAALQGEAERRGIRLRHGARLVAVTNGPHGVTARFADGGVTHADLLVGADGLNSTVRRTLTPGVRPAYAGQRVFYGYSGTAPGMDGTGVITMVRGSESGFGYTVSPAGQTYWFARVNTEPLPAGPAAHHAPWREELLPLLRKDATPAADIVAASEGPVMVTNATEMPLGTVWRHGRILLIGDAAHAASPATGQGASMALEDAVVLAKALRDLPDPPAAFTAYERHRRSRVEHNITVSGGISRGSRNPSRPGPVAARPTEPDETLIRQLAWDSPLSAVPSEEP, from the coding sequence CTGACGAGGGTACTGGTCGTCGGCGGCGGTATCGCGGGGACCGCGGCCGCGCTCGGGCTGCGCAAGGCTGGATTCGACGTCACCGTGTACGAGGCGCACCCCGACATGGCCGAGGACATCGGGGCCTTCCTGACCCTGGCGAGCAATGGCATGCGCGCCCTGGCCCAGCTCGACGCGACGGACGCCGTGACGGCCGCCGGTTTTCCGCTGACTTCGCTGCGGCTCCTCGACCACGAGGGAACCGAGCTGACCCATGTTCCGCTCGGCGAGGTGGCCGACCCCGCACTGCGCTACCGCTGTCTGCGCCGCGGCGAGCTGAACGCGGCCCTGCAGGGCGAGGCGGAGCGGCGCGGCATCCGGCTGCGCCACGGCGCCCGTCTGGTCGCCGTCACGAACGGCCCGCACGGCGTCACCGCCCGGTTCGCCGACGGCGGCGTGACCCACGCGGACCTGCTCGTCGGCGCCGACGGGCTCAACTCCACCGTGCGCCGCACCCTCACCCCCGGTGTACGGCCCGCATACGCGGGCCAGCGGGTCTTCTACGGCTACTCCGGCACCGCCCCCGGCATGGACGGCACCGGCGTCATCACCATGGTCCGGGGCAGCGAGAGCGGGTTCGGGTACACGGTGTCGCCGGCCGGGCAGACGTACTGGTTCGCCCGGGTGAACACGGAACCCCTGCCCGCGGGCCCGGCCGCGCACCACGCCCCGTGGCGCGAGGAGCTGCTGCCGCTGCTGCGCAAGGACGCCACACCCGCCGCGGACATCGTGGCCGCCTCCGAGGGCCCCGTCATGGTCACCAACGCCACCGAGATGCCGCTCGGCACGGTGTGGCGGCACGGGCGCATCCTGCTCATCGGCGACGCGGCCCACGCGGCCTCCCCGGCGACCGGCCAGGGCGCCTCCATGGCCCTGGAGGACGCCGTCGTCCTCGCCAAGGCGCTGCGCGACCTGCCCGACCCGCCGGCCGCGTTCACCGCCTACGAACGGCACCGCCGGTCCCGGGTCGAGCACAACATCACCGTCAGCGGCGGCATCTCCCGCGGCAGCCGCAATCCGTCCCGCCCGGGCCCCGTCGCGGCCCGTCCCACGGAGCCGGACGAGACCCTGATCCGCCAACTGGCCTGGGACAGCCCGCTGTCCGCCGTACCCTCCGAGGAGCCCTGA
- a CDS encoding ribosomal protein L7/L12, translated as MEEPPFAVVLTGVGERRMDVVQVLRTVTGLSAWHCARWCAAVPVPVVGATWFEAADRAAGRLRAAGAEADVVCGSCARTVPPQGRPLDPGPCAARAWSPADCPASRP; from the coding sequence ATGGAGGAGCCGCCGTTCGCGGTGGTGCTCACGGGTGTCGGGGAGCGCCGGATGGACGTGGTCCAAGTGCTGCGGACCGTCACCGGTCTGAGTGCCTGGCACTGTGCGCGGTGGTGCGCGGCCGTCCCGGTGCCCGTGGTCGGGGCGACCTGGTTCGAGGCGGCCGACAGGGCCGCGGGACGGCTCCGGGCGGCCGGGGCCGAGGCCGACGTCGTGTGCGGGTCCTGTGCGCGCACCGTGCCGCCGCAGGGGCGTCCGCTGGACCCCGGCCCGTGCGCGGCTCGCGCCTGGTCCCCCGCCGACTGCCCCGCGAGCCGTCCCTGA
- a CDS encoding RICIN domain-containing protein has protein sequence MAVFSTTAALVLGGGLASPAPAAPSADATYTVTVGTPVPFTHPTDTPAGPYVDRDGTFHYQQSAALYGAKDPRTWDFYTGKDFDSASYDKKLSTAVNPANSADRNDDTTWRCNNSPTGRAATYAPSGSGYAQKNYCDLSGVWVDPDTGAWYGLVHNEFTPQPFGDGLHYDAIDYAVSTDRGHTWTVKDHAITSPYSTERGDTTAFPNQTYSYGDGDQRLYVDTASGYFYVYYGSRIIDKNGGWKAFYEHVARAPISAKMAPGSWRKWYDGAWSQPGTGGRESDIVPVDAAHPTGYTPATAEYDPANTGTAAQQIAAGKMPATSPLFVMNIAYDAYLGLYIGEPQGVDQSGNSPQYLYATDDLATQKWHLIGDTGSYTNASWYRWFLDSANRTSSTIVGKSFRSYCAFGCSHDASGEYVDLTVDTGKPAAAPMDTSRAYRIASGAGRILAQAAGGSATTSLARPTGSGRDTWVFTPTGDGAYTLANTASGRLLGVDSGSTAGRAWGARPTVTRAPAGGPTVGQQWFVIPNASGGGYRLVNRYSGLVLGLSGSSGRLAETTPVRNWTDRSGSSVGAGRSAAEQRLSFAATGYAHR, from the coding sequence GTGGCGGTGTTTTCCACGACTGCCGCCCTGGTCCTGGGCGGCGGCCTCGCGTCCCCGGCGCCGGCCGCGCCGTCCGCCGACGCCACCTACACCGTGACCGTGGGGACCCCGGTACCCTTCACCCACCCCACGGACACCCCCGCCGGCCCCTATGTCGACCGGGACGGCACCTTCCACTACCAGCAGTCCGCCGCCCTGTACGGCGCCAAGGACCCGCGCACCTGGGACTTCTACACCGGCAAGGACTTCGACTCCGCGAGCTACGACAAGAAGCTGAGCACGGCGGTGAACCCCGCCAACTCCGCAGACCGCAACGACGACACTACCTGGCGCTGCAACAACAGCCCCACTGGCCGGGCGGCGACGTACGCCCCGAGCGGCTCCGGCTACGCCCAGAAGAACTACTGCGACCTGTCCGGCGTATGGGTCGACCCCGACACCGGCGCCTGGTACGGCCTGGTGCACAACGAGTTCACCCCGCAGCCCTTCGGCGACGGACTGCACTACGACGCCATCGACTACGCCGTCTCCACCGACCGCGGCCACACCTGGACCGTCAAGGACCATGCGATCACCTCCCCGTACAGCACCGAGCGCGGGGACACCACGGCCTTCCCGAACCAGACGTACTCCTACGGCGACGGCGACCAGCGCCTCTACGTCGACACCGCCTCCGGCTACTTCTACGTCTATTACGGCTCCCGGATCATCGACAAGAACGGTGGCTGGAAGGCGTTCTACGAGCACGTCGCCCGCGCCCCGATCTCGGCCAAGATGGCCCCCGGCTCCTGGCGCAAGTGGTACGACGGCGCCTGGTCCCAGCCCGGCACCGGCGGCAGGGAGAGCGACATCGTCCCCGTCGACGCCGCCCACCCCACCGGCTACACCCCCGCCACCGCCGAGTACGACCCGGCCAACACCGGCACCGCCGCCCAGCAGATCGCGGCCGGCAAGATGCCCGCGACCTCGCCGCTGTTCGTCATGAACATCGCCTACGACGCCTACCTCGGGCTCTACATCGGCGAACCGCAGGGCGTCGACCAGAGCGGGAACTCACCGCAGTACCTCTACGCCACCGACGACCTGGCCACCCAGAAATGGCACCTCATCGGCGACACCGGCAGCTACACCAACGCCTCCTGGTACCGCTGGTTCCTGGACAGCGCCAACCGCACCAGCTCCACGATCGTCGGCAAGTCCTTCCGCTCCTACTGCGCCTTCGGCTGCTCGCACGACGCCTCGGGCGAGTACGTCGACCTCACCGTCGACACCGGGAAACCGGCAGCCGCGCCCATGGACACGAGCCGCGCCTACCGCATCGCGAGCGGCGCGGGCCGGATCCTCGCCCAGGCGGCCGGCGGCAGCGCCACCACCTCGCTGGCGCGGCCCACCGGATCCGGCCGCGACACCTGGGTCTTCACGCCGACCGGCGACGGCGCCTACACCCTCGCCAACACCGCGAGCGGCCGGCTGCTCGGCGTCGACTCCGGCTCCACCGCGGGCCGCGCCTGGGGCGCCCGGCCCACGGTCACCAGGGCACCGGCAGGCGGACCCACCGTCGGACAGCAGTGGTTCGTGATCCCGAACGCCTCCGGGGGCGGCTACCGCCTGGTCAACCGCTACAGCGGACTCGTGCTCGGCCTCTCCGGCAGCTCCGGCCGGCTCGCCGAGACCACACCGGTGCGCAACTGGACGGACCGCAGCGGGAGTTCCGTGGGCGCGGGGCGCTCCGCCGCGGAACAGCGCCTGTCCTTCGCCGCAACGGGATACGCACACCGCTAG
- a CDS encoding sugar phosphate isomerase/epimerase family protein: MFRALPIDAMVRTVAELGYEYIELSPRADFMPFFLHSRADDERIAELKRAPRDHRVQLSSVLPLHKWSSPDESERRAAVRYWKRMFEITADLECPLMNSEFNGRPERAAESEDAFWRSLEELLPLFEREGIALNREAHPDDFCEENAPAVDLVRAINKPWLNYLYCAPHSFHLSGADPTADLADTFNHKGSSRLRYILNPPGTSARIHQHLDIGQGEIDWAAFFGTLRGLKFDGVATACVFAWEERARESSAFMLERITKGLVAG; encoded by the coding sequence ATGTTCCGTGCCCTGCCGATCGACGCCATGGTGCGCACGGTGGCCGAACTCGGCTACGAATACATAGAGTTGTCCCCGCGTGCCGACTTCATGCCGTTTTTCCTGCATTCGCGTGCGGACGACGAGCGGATCGCGGAGCTGAAGAGGGCCCCGCGTGATCACCGGGTTCAACTCTCCTCCGTGCTGCCGCTGCACAAATGGTCCTCGCCCGACGAGTCGGAGCGGCGGGCGGCCGTCCGCTACTGGAAGCGGATGTTCGAGATCACCGCGGACCTGGAATGCCCGCTGATGAACTCGGAGTTCAACGGCCGGCCCGAGCGTGCGGCGGAGAGCGAGGACGCGTTCTGGCGCTCACTGGAGGAGCTGCTGCCCCTGTTCGAGCGGGAAGGCATCGCGTTGAACCGGGAGGCGCACCCGGACGACTTCTGTGAGGAGAACGCCCCGGCGGTCGACCTGGTCCGTGCGATCAACAAGCCATGGCTGAACTACCTCTACTGCGCCCCGCACTCCTTCCATCTGTCGGGGGCCGACCCGACGGCAGACCTCGCGGACACCTTCAACCACAAAGGTTCCTCTCGGTTACGCTACATCCTCAACCCGCCTGGCACCTCGGCTCGTATCCATCAGCATCTGGACATCGGGCAGGGTGAGATCGACTGGGCCGCGTTCTTCGGTACGCTGCGGGGGCTGAAGTTCGACGGCGTGGCCACGGCCTGTGTGTTCGCTTGGGAAGAGCGGGCCCGCGAGTCCTCGGCGTTCATGCTGGAGCGCATCACGAAGGGCCTGGTCGCAGGCTGA
- a CDS encoding acyltransferase, translating into MTTATTRALRTTPPARTGDTTARDSPAAAMPSLPSLTGLRWMAAVLVFGLHVNNFGYFGGTGGRLVYWGFNAGATGVSFFFVLSGFVLTWSARPRDRALAFWRRRIARIYPVHLVTLAVALVMAYTLAHQPKPSHRQALSNVLLLHSWWHPWWQTLNPVSWSLACEAFFYASFPLLILLLRRIDARGAALLAVLSVAAVLVLAWTDAHDWWTYTLYAFPAARLPEFVLGAATARLVLLGRWRGPGLEASLAVAIIGYFLVPQVTPGYSATVCTIAGFGLLIPAAAVADVQGLPSLWRRRRLVRLGELSFAFYMIHLLVLRAGTELLGTKPHFGLLAGLAVTTTAFAVSLGLSWLLYEAVERPARRLLLRRLRRPGPRQPDQDRAHHEAPAAARD; encoded by the coding sequence ATGACCACGGCGACGACCCGGGCGCTCCGGACGACGCCGCCCGCCCGTACCGGCGATACGACCGCTCGGGATTCCCCAGCCGCCGCCATGCCCTCGCTGCCCTCTTTGACAGGGTTGCGGTGGATGGCGGCGGTTCTGGTGTTCGGACTGCATGTTAACAATTTCGGCTATTTCGGAGGCACCGGCGGCCGCCTCGTCTACTGGGGATTCAATGCCGGTGCCACGGGAGTGTCGTTCTTCTTCGTACTGTCCGGCTTCGTCCTGACTTGGTCGGCAAGGCCCCGCGACCGCGCGCTCGCCTTCTGGAGACGCCGCATCGCACGGATCTATCCGGTGCATCTGGTCACGCTGGCCGTGGCCCTGGTCATGGCGTACACGCTGGCGCACCAGCCGAAGCCGTCGCACCGGCAGGCCCTGTCCAATGTGCTGCTGCTGCATTCCTGGTGGCATCCCTGGTGGCAGACGCTGAACCCGGTGAGCTGGTCGCTTGCCTGCGAGGCGTTCTTCTACGCCTCCTTCCCGCTGCTGATCCTGCTGCTGCGCCGGATCGACGCGCGCGGTGCGGCGCTGCTGGCCGTCCTGTCGGTGGCGGCGGTGCTGGTGCTGGCCTGGACCGACGCCCACGACTGGTGGACCTACACGCTGTACGCGTTCCCCGCCGCCCGGCTCCCCGAGTTCGTGCTCGGCGCGGCCACGGCGCGGCTGGTGCTGCTCGGCCGCTGGCGCGGGCCCGGCCTGGAGGCCTCGCTCGCCGTGGCGATCATCGGCTACTTCCTCGTCCCGCAGGTCACCCCCGGCTACTCGGCCACCGTGTGCACCATCGCCGGGTTCGGGCTGCTGATCCCGGCCGCGGCCGTCGCGGACGTCCAGGGGCTGCCCTCGTTGTGGCGGCGCCGGCGGCTGGTGCGGCTCGGTGAGCTGTCGTTCGCGTTCTACATGATCCATCTGCTGGTGCTGCGCGCCGGTACCGAGCTGCTCGGGACGAAGCCGCACTTCGGGCTGCTGGCGGGGCTGGCCGTCACCACCACCGCGTTCGCCGTGTCGCTCGGGCTGTCCTGGCTTCTGTACGAGGCGGTGGAGCGCCCGGCCAGACGCCTGCTGCTGCGCCGGCTGCGCCGCCCCGGTCCGCGGCAGCCGGACCAGGACCGGGCTCACCACGAGGCACCGGCCGCAGCACGGGACTGA
- a CDS encoding FAD-binding protein, with amino-acid sequence MTTAHDLATRFGPALDTRPETRHEAAQDFGHLVRAEPLGVLRPESAADIQDLLQFAGPRGIPVSARGGGHSMYGQSQAGGGIVLDLRALHRVGPVTDGQVTVQAGALWRDVLAATLPYGRTPPVLTDYLGAGVGGVLSAGGLGGAGHRHGLVADQVLELEVVTGTGEHRVCSPDRDPELFHAVLAGLGQCAVIVSATLRLVPAPDRVRRHCLYYTDLTRYLADQRRLAEEQRFAYLEGQARPAGEQGWQYMIEAVAPHTGPHPPDDDALLGGLAHDPAATETEDLGYGEFAQRVDTDEEVLRATGEWLHPHPWLNLLLPQDSAESVVRAVLADPAFADLRDTGLVLLYPLLSDRLRAPFFRRPSGQVLYLFALLRTAPPESPEAAAAMVAANRAAYELARDQGAVAYPVNALPFSDADWRDHYGTRWPALADAKRRHDPHLVLARGHGMRF; translated from the coding sequence ATGACGACGGCCCACGACCTCGCCACCCGCTTCGGCCCGGCCCTGGACACCCGCCCGGAGACCCGCCACGAGGCCGCACAGGACTTCGGGCACCTCGTTCGGGCCGAACCGCTGGGCGTCCTGCGCCCGGAGTCCGCCGCCGACATCCAGGACCTGCTGCAGTTCGCCGGCCCCCGGGGCATCCCGGTGAGCGCGCGCGGCGGCGGCCACTCGATGTACGGCCAGAGCCAGGCCGGCGGCGGGATCGTCCTGGACCTGCGGGCGCTGCACCGGGTCGGTCCGGTGACGGACGGCCAAGTGACCGTACAGGCGGGCGCGTTGTGGCGGGACGTGCTGGCCGCCACCCTGCCCTACGGCCGCACCCCGCCGGTCCTCACCGACTACCTCGGCGCGGGTGTCGGCGGTGTCCTGTCGGCCGGCGGACTCGGCGGCGCCGGCCACCGGCACGGCCTCGTCGCGGACCAGGTCCTGGAGCTGGAGGTGGTGACCGGGACCGGGGAGCACCGGGTCTGCTCACCCGACCGGGACCCCGAACTGTTCCACGCCGTGCTCGCCGGCCTCGGCCAGTGCGCCGTCATCGTGTCGGCCACCCTGCGGCTGGTCCCGGCCCCCGACCGGGTCCGCCGCCACTGCCTGTACTACACGGACCTCACCCGCTACCTCGCCGACCAGCGGCGGCTCGCCGAGGAGCAGCGCTTCGCCTATCTGGAGGGCCAGGCCCGGCCTGCGGGCGAGCAGGGCTGGCAGTACATGATCGAGGCCGTGGCCCCGCACACCGGCCCGCACCCGCCCGACGACGACGCCCTGCTCGGCGGACTCGCGCACGACCCCGCCGCCACGGAGACCGAGGACCTCGGGTACGGCGAGTTCGCCCAGCGCGTGGACACCGACGAGGAGGTGCTGCGGGCGACGGGGGAGTGGCTGCATCCGCACCCGTGGCTCAATCTGCTGCTCCCGCAGGACAGTGCCGAGTCCGTGGTCCGTGCCGTCCTCGCCGACCCAGCCTTCGCCGACCTGCGTGACACCGGCCTCGTCCTGCTCTACCCGCTGCTCTCCGACCGGCTGCGCGCCCCCTTCTTCCGCCGCCCGTCCGGTCAAGTCCTGTACCTTTTCGCCCTGTTGCGCACGGCCCCGCCGGAGAGCCCGGAGGCGGCCGCCGCGATGGTGGCCGCCAATCGCGCCGCCTACGAACTCGCCCGGGACCAGGGCGCCGTCGCCTACCCCGTCAACGCCCTGCCCTTCTCGGATGCCGACTGGCGCGACCACTACGGCACCCGCTGGCCGGCCCTCGCCGACGCCAAACGGCGCCACGACCCCCATCTCGTCCTGGCACGGGGACACGGCATGCGGTTCTGA
- a CDS encoding Ppx/GppA family phosphatase: MRVSVVDAGSNTVRLVIADVEGGVPLPVHTVKWKLRLSEHIGADGTIADEAVERLVQAVAAAGATARRWHAPGPLAFATTVVRGAPNRQEVLCRVAAGTGIRLCTLPGETEAELTFLAARRWLGWQAGPLAVLDIGGGSLDVAFGRGRLPDFAAALPLGASRLTREYLGVQDPPGPEELKELRRRIRHELRDVASRIRWERPRTAAVSSRTFQQLARLCGAAPGRHGPFVRRELRCRELREAVRTLGALPAAERAQLPGISAPRAAQSLAGAVVGHTALKLMGLPGAVVCPWAIREGVLLRYIEDGGSWWTDVTNPAGSAPPAPKAPLRIAGPPA, from the coding sequence ATGCGGGTGAGTGTGGTGGACGCGGGGTCGAACACGGTTCGGTTGGTGATCGCGGATGTGGAGGGCGGCGTTCCGCTGCCGGTGCACACCGTCAAGTGGAAGCTGCGCCTGTCCGAACACATCGGTGCGGACGGCACCATCGCCGACGAGGCGGTGGAGCGGTTGGTTCAGGCGGTGGCCGCGGCCGGGGCGACGGCCCGGCGGTGGCATGCGCCGGGGCCGCTGGCCTTCGCGACCACGGTGGTGCGCGGTGCCCCGAACCGGCAGGAGGTGCTGTGCCGGGTGGCGGCCGGCACCGGGATCCGTCTGTGCACCCTGCCGGGTGAGACCGAGGCGGAGCTGACCTTTCTCGCGGCCCGGCGCTGGTTGGGCTGGCAAGCCGGCCCGCTCGCGGTGCTCGACATCGGCGGCGGCTCGCTGGACGTGGCCTTCGGGCGGGGCCGGCTGCCCGATTTCGCCGCCGCCCTGCCGCTCGGCGCGAGCCGGCTCACGCGGGAGTACCTGGGCGTCCAGGACCCGCCGGGGCCGGAGGAGCTGAAGGAGCTTCGCCGCAGGATCCGCCATGAGCTGCGGGACGTGGCGTCGCGGATCCGCTGGGAACGGCCGCGCACCGCCGCGGTCAGCTCTCGTACGTTCCAGCAGCTGGCCCGGCTGTGTGGGGCGGCGCCCGGGCGGCACGGCCCGTTCGTGCGGCGGGAGTTGCGCTGCCGGGAGCTGCGCGAGGCCGTCCGTACCCTTGGCGCGTTGCCCGCCGCCGAGCGTGCCCAGCTGCCCGGGATCTCCGCGCCGCGCGCCGCGCAGAGCCTGGCCGGAGCGGTCGTCGGCCACACGGCGCTGAAGCTCATGGGACTGCCCGGTGCCGTCGTCTGCCCGTGGGCGATCCGCGAGGGCGTGCTGCTCCGCTACATCGAGGACGGCGGGTCCTGGTGGACGGACGTCACGAACCCCGCCGGCTCCGCACCGCCGGCCCCCAAGGCCCCGCTCCGCATCGCCGGCCCACCGGCTTGA
- a CDS encoding TetR/AcrR family transcriptional regulator C-terminal domain-containing protein has translation MNPRERRAARHQPPHPEAEAAPKPRRRAVPITVEQVVDTALGVVATEGYEALTMRRLAGALDTGPASLYAHVVNKADLDELLIGRLCAGLALPEPDPAAWREQIRDVCAQLRDQYLKYPGISRAALAMAPSDLETVRVSEGMLAILLAGGVTPQAAAWAIDALLLYVAAYCLEVSIARRRAAHDDAAWVVDRDELLRRFTALPAETFPHTTRHAAELTAGEGHDRFDFTLALMIDGLAHR, from the coding sequence GTGAACCCGAGAGAGCGACGTGCGGCCCGCCACCAGCCGCCGCACCCCGAGGCCGAAGCCGCCCCCAAGCCGCGGCGCCGTGCGGTCCCGATCACCGTGGAACAGGTCGTCGACACGGCGCTGGGCGTCGTCGCCACGGAGGGCTACGAGGCGCTGACCATGCGCCGGCTGGCCGGAGCGCTCGACACGGGACCCGCCTCGCTCTACGCCCACGTGGTCAACAAGGCCGACCTCGACGAGCTGCTCATCGGGCGGCTGTGCGCCGGGCTCGCACTGCCCGAGCCCGACCCCGCGGCCTGGCGGGAGCAGATCCGCGACGTGTGCGCCCAGTTGCGCGACCAGTACCTGAAATACCCCGGGATCTCCCGCGCCGCGCTCGCCATGGCCCCCTCCGACCTCGAAACCGTGCGCGTCAGCGAGGGCATGCTGGCGATCCTGCTCGCCGGCGGCGTCACCCCGCAAGCCGCCGCCTGGGCCATCGACGCCCTGTTGCTGTACGTGGCCGCCTACTGCCTAGAGGTGTCGATCGCGCGCCGGCGAGCAGCACATGATGACGCCGCATGGGTCGTCGACCGCGACGAGCTGCTCCGCCGATTCACGGCCCTGCCTGCCGAGACCTTCCCCCACACCACCCGCCACGCCGCCGAGCTCACCGCCGGCGAGGGCCACGACCGGTTCGACTTCACCCTCGCCCTGATGATCGACGGCCTCGCACACCGCTAG
- a CDS encoding DUF1932 domain-containing protein — MSALFDGTLLTPHPLTGPVGRASALKLSFAAYNKISYALAAHASALADAHDVLDELRDLAAQALAGTPLADPRRLATAGPRAWRWEPEMREIAQACEEAGLPGDFARAAVRTFGRWDEHKDDRTVTGDRLIADLREDLRDE; from the coding sequence GTGTCCGCCCTCTTCGACGGCACCCTGCTCACCCCGCATCCCCTGACCGGCCCGGTCGGGCGGGCCTCGGCGCTCAAGCTGTCCTTCGCCGCCTACAACAAGATCTCCTACGCCCTCGCCGCGCACGCCTCCGCCCTGGCCGATGCCCATGACGTCCTCGACGAACTGCGGGACCTGGCCGCCCAGGCGCTTGCCGGCACGCCCCTCGCCGATCCGCGGCGACTGGCGACCGCCGGCCCGCGCGCCTGGCGCTGGGAGCCGGAGATGCGGGAGATCGCACAGGCCTGTGAAGAAGCGGGCCTGCCGGGGGACTTCGCGCGGGCCGCGGTTCGGACGTTCGGGCGCTGGGACGAGCACAAGGACGACCGGACGGTGACCGGTGACCGGCTCATCGCTGATCTCCGGGAGGACCTGCGGGACGAGTGA
- a CDS encoding class I SAM-dependent methyltransferase yields MDRDIRTVEDVLRLLDGLFAPEADRWTQGAADWWDGFYADRDRPVPFFAAKPDESLVSYLDRGLITPGRALDLGCGPGRNALHLAARGFHVDAVDLSPTAIAWAEERARETGADTERAGDRAKGAVRFHCGDAFASTTGTEETTDGLRGPYDLVYDSGCFHHLPPHRRISHLALLDRVLAPGGHFALTCFAAGRMGSELPDAAFYRDPGPHGGLAYAPESLRRIFSGLEEIELRAMRPQPVDSALFGEDFLWTALFRRPSRPSPCRGPGTEVPGPGCPEPGIAGDFRSG; encoded by the coding sequence ATGGACCGGGACATCCGCACGGTGGAGGACGTGCTACGACTCCTGGACGGACTGTTCGCGCCGGAGGCCGACCGCTGGACGCAGGGCGCGGCCGACTGGTGGGACGGTTTCTACGCGGACCGGGACAGACCGGTGCCGTTCTTCGCGGCGAAGCCTGACGAGAGCCTGGTGTCCTACCTGGACCGCGGCCTGATCACGCCGGGCCGGGCCCTCGACCTGGGCTGCGGCCCCGGCCGCAACGCGCTGCACCTCGCCGCACGCGGTTTCCACGTGGACGCCGTCGATCTCTCGCCCACCGCGATCGCCTGGGCCGAGGAGCGCGCACGGGAGACGGGGGCGGACACCGAGCGAGCCGGTGACCGGGCGAAGGGTGCCGTCCGGTTCCACTGCGGTGACGCCTTCGCCTCGACCACGGGGACCGAGGAGACCACGGACGGGCTGCGCGGCCCGTACGACCTGGTCTACGACTCCGGCTGCTTCCACCACCTGCCACCGCACCGCCGCATCAGCCATCTCGCACTGCTGGACCGGGTACTCGCACCGGGCGGGCACTTCGCGCTCACCTGCTTCGCCGCCGGCCGGATGGGCTCCGAGCTCCCCGACGCGGCGTTCTACCGCGATCCCGGCCCGCACGGGGGTCTCGCCTACGCTCCCGAGTCCCTGCGCCGGATCTTCTCCGGCCTGGAGGAGATCGAACTGCGTGCCATGCGGCCGCAGCCGGTGGACTCCGCGCTGTTCGGCGAGGATTTCCTCTGGACGGCCCTGTTCCGCCGCCCGAGCCGGCCGTCCCCGTGCCGAGGCCCCGGTACCGAGGTCCCCGGGCCGGGGTGTCCGGAACCGGGAATCGCCGGGGATTTCCGGTCGGGGTGA